A section of the Thunnus albacares chromosome 6, fThuAlb1.1, whole genome shotgun sequence genome encodes:
- the LOC122984588 gene encoding non-histone chromosomal protein HMG-14A-like isoform X2, whose amino-acid sequence MGRKKSSSDADASAEPRRKSLRLSDKETQPKPQPEKTKAPPKSKKAKEPVKAKPEEKKEEPEVEKEEVPAENGEAKAEEPAAAAEEAEEKEDKPEEEEKAAE is encoded by the exons ATGGGAAGGAAGAAA tCTAGCAGTGATGCAGATGCAAGCGCAGAG CCAAGGAGAAAGTCTCTAAGGTTGTCAGAC aaaGAGACGCAGCCAAAACCACAGCCAGAGAAGACAAAG GCACCTCCCAAGAGCAAAAAGGCGAAAGAGCCAGTAAAGGCCAAgccagaggagaagaaagaagaaccTGAGGTTGAGAAAGAAGAGGTCCCCGCAGAAAATGGGGAGGCCAAAGCTGAGGAG CCGgctgctgcagcagaggaagctgaagaaaaggaggacaaacctgaagaggaggagaaagcagCGGAGTAG
- the LOC122984588 gene encoding non-histone chromosomal protein HMG-14-like isoform X1, translating to MYIRLCFNNNQSSVCIEIKQRGVTAVDVQSSSDADASAEPRRKSLRLSDKETQPKPQPEKTKAPPKSKKAKEPVKAKPEEKKEEPEVEKEEVPAENGEAKAEEPAAAAEEAEEKEDKPEEEEKAAE from the exons ATGTATATTCGTCTGTGTTTTAATAATAACCAGTCTTCAGTGTGTATCGAGATCAAACAAAGGGGTGTAACCGCCGTCGATGTACAG tCTAGCAGTGATGCAGATGCAAGCGCAGAG CCAAGGAGAAAGTCTCTAAGGTTGTCAGAC aaaGAGACGCAGCCAAAACCACAGCCAGAGAAGACAAAG GCACCTCCCAAGAGCAAAAAGGCGAAAGAGCCAGTAAAGGCCAAgccagaggagaagaaagaagaaccTGAGGTTGAGAAAGAAGAGGTCCCCGCAGAAAATGGGGAGGCCAAAGCTGAGGAG CCGgctgctgcagcagaggaagctgaagaaaaggaggacaaacctgaagaggaggagaaagcagCGGAGTAG